The Desulfitobacterium chlororespirans DSM 11544 sequence GAAAATATTGCTCGGTGGCCAGAAATAATCGATCCGCTTTTAGAACATTTGAAAATTGATACATTCGATGTCATCGGCATTTCCGCCGGAGCGCCCTATGCTTATGCCCTTGCGGCGGCCTTCCCTGATAGAGTGAAGAATATATTTATCAACAAAGGGCTGGGAGCAATCTATAAGCCGGAGATATTAGCGCTGTATCCTGACGGAATAGAAAAAGTGATTGCTATCTACCAAAAAGGTTCATTAGAGGAAATAGCCGCCCAGCTTCAAGAAACCTACCTCTCGCAGTTGACTGAAGAACACAAGAAGATACCCTACATAAGAGATTCTCTGGTCGGCGGCTGCCTGGGCATGGCTGCTTGCGGAAAGCTGGAATTTATGGATTGGGGCTTTAACATCGAGGATGTCAGTCAGCCGGTCTTGCTGTTCCATTGCCGCGACGACCAGGAGGTTCCGTTTGCGACAGCTGAAAAAACAATGGACTATCTCAAAAATGCCGAAATGATTGCTCATGACACAGGAGGTCATCTGTCAGAAGCTCTCATGATGGATATGATGAGCCGGATTATTGCTAAATATAGCTGAACTATTCGGCAGAAGTTTGAGAGAGTGAGTTATCCTATAAATAAACGGGGGCTGTCGCGAGACAGCCCCCATTCTGTTCACAACCTACGTATGAGAATCCCTTTCATATATTCGCTTTCATTATGTGTCTGATAAACGATTTCTTTTTCATCCTCTGTACAGCCAATTAAAATTTTTATCTCCGAATCACGTTTCATTAGGTCAACAATGCACATAATTGCATCAATTTGCTTTCTTTTGTCTGTACCTACCCACACATCAATACCTCCACCATCCATTGAGGCGGTGTTATCTAAATAACCATAATCTACTTTGTAAATGAAATTAGAAAATCTGGGGTGAACCGTTTGCATAGGCTTATAAGGCGTTTTCCGTCTATCTAATAAAAAATAGTTTGAGAAGGGAGGAGGTTCCGGGGATATGTTGAATGAAGAAAGCAGAAGCTTTCAATATGACCTTTAAAAAGACTGGAGAGTGGAATAATGAATCAGGATCTCAACGCAAGGCTGGCTCAAGCCCAGCAAGGTTCAGCCCGTCTGCATAAAATTGATGCTATGCTTAAGGAACTGGAAGGGGAACTCCAAGAGCTCGAAAACCATAAACAAGAACTGAAAAGAATTCTGGAGCAGGAGACAATGGATGTCGAAAAGCTGGAAAACAAAGGCCTGGCCGCTTTTTTCCATGCCGTGATGGGGAATTTAGAGGAACGGATCGAGAAGGAGCGGAGTGAAGCCCTTGCCGCCAGGCTCAAATATGAGCAAACTTTAAAAGATAGGGAGGAGATTGGTTTAGGCATAGCCAAGCTCACTTCCGAGCGGTTGAACTATGTCGACTGCCCCTTGGAGTATCAGGAACTCTATGCTCAAAAGCGCAAAATACTCCTGGAAGAGCAGGGAACAATGGCTCAGGAAATTCTGGCCCTTAGCGACGAGAAGAATCGCCGGCGGATCAATCTTAAGGAAATCGATGAAGCCATCGAAGTGGGAGATCAAGTTCTGGATAGTCTTAACCAGGCTCTCCGCAATCTTTCCAGCGCCGAAGGGTGGGGAACCTGGGACCTGCTGGGCGGCGGAGTGATCTCCGGCCTGGCCAAGCACTCCCATATCAATTCAGCCCAAGCAGACATTGAAAAGACCCAAAGCCTTTTGCGTCAGTTTAAAACAGAGCTGACAGATATCCGCATTGGCACAGAGCTAAGTCTGAAAACAGAAGGGTTCATTAAATTTGCCGACTTTTTCTTTGATGGCATCATTGCCGACTGGTTTATGCAAACTAGGATCAATGAATCTCAAGCCAGTGTCGAGAACGTCAAAAACCAGGTGCAAAGCATTATGGCCAAGCTCCATGAACTAAAAACTCAGGAGAGCAAACGCCTCCAGCGGCTCGATGCTGAACTAAGTGAGCTTATTGTAAAAGGATAGGTGATCTTATGCCTTTGGTGTATTCAATCTTTGTCCCTCATCCGCCCATCCTGGTGCCCGAGATTGGACGGGGGGAGGAAGGGAAATGCTCAGCTACTCTGGCCGCCTACCGGGATCTGGCCGTGAATTTAGCGGCAGCCCGGATCGATACCGTTCTCCTTATTTCCCCTCATGCCCCGCTTTTGCGGGAGGGAGTGGCCCTTCTTCAGGATGAGATCCTCAAGGGGGATTTTGCCCGGTTTGGGGTGCCCCAGGTCCGGCTGGGATTTGCCAATCATCAGCCGCTGGCCGGAAGATTAGCCAAAGAACTGCCCGGAGGGGTGCTCTATTCAGGAAAGCTGGATCATGGCACCCTGGTCCCCCTGTATTTTCTGCGGGAAGCAGGCTGGGAGGGCAAGCTGGTGGTTATGAGTATGCCCCTGGCGGACCCTGAAGACTATGGCAACATCATCCGCAGCGTTCTCCAAGACTATTCTGAGCCCATCGCCTTGGTGGCCAGCGGCGATCTCTCTCATCGCTTAAAAGAAGATGGTCCCTATGGCCTTCATCCCTCAGGGCCGGAATTTGACCGGCAAATTTTTGAAGGATTATCCAGAGCTCCCTCTGCCCTTAAAGAGATTCCCAGGAACCTGGCCGAGGAAGCGGGGGAGTGCGGCTGGCGGAGTCTGCGCCTGGCCTTGGCTGTGCAGCAAGGAATGCCCAGGGTCCTTTCCTATGAAGGAACCTTTGGCGTCGGCTATCTCGTCGCTGAACTCTATCAATCCTCTCCTTTACCCCAATGGGCCAGACACTGCCTTGAAACCTATCTGAAAACAGGCACGACTCAAGGGCTCACCCCTCCTGATGATCCCTTGCTGAAGCTGCGGCGTCCCTGTTTTGTAACTCTCCATAAAGAGGGGGAGCTGCGCGGCTGTATTGGCACCACTGCCCCTTACCGGGAAAATCTTGCTCAGGAAATCCAGCATAACGCCCTTGCCGCCGGCAAAGACGATCCCCGCTTTTGGCCGGTGGAAGAGGAGGAATTGCCCGCTCTGACGATTACAGTGGATGTCTTGGGGGATATGGAAAAAATCAGCGGCATGGAGGAACTTGATCCCTGGCGTTATGGCGTGGTTGTGCGCAGCCGGGGAAGAACAGGACTGCTGCTCCCCCATTTGGAAGGGGTCAACACAGCTCAGGAGCAAGTGACCATAGCCAAACATAAGGCGGGATTAGGGGTCAATGAACCTGTGGAAATGTGGCGGTTTGAGGTAGTCCGCTATTTTGAATAATTATCCGGAGGTATCGGTGGTCCATGGAAGAAAAAACTGCAAGCTGCCTGCTTTGCCCTCAGCATTGCCGGCTTCGTTCAGGGCAAACCGGGCGTTGCCATGTGCGGGGGAATCAGGGGAATGGTGTAGAACCCCTTAATTACGGGGAAGCAGCATCCTGGCATCTTGATCCCATCGAGAAGAAACCTTTGTTTCATTTTTATCCGGGAAGCTGGATTTTCTCCGTTGGCGGCTTCGGCTGCAACCTTAATTGTACCTTCTGTCAAAACTATGAAATCTCGCAATCCCGGCAAAGGGGGCTGCGGGTTACACCGGAGGAGTTGGCCAAGCAAGCCCGGGGCTCTCTGGGGTTATGCTTTACCTATTCAGAACCTGCCACGTGGTTTGAAATGATCCGGGACACAGCCCCCCTGGTCCGGCAGAACGGCGGCAAGGTGGTTCTGGTCAGCAACGGCACCATCTCTCCCCGGTATATCGAAGAGCTGATTCCTTTCCTTGATGCTGTCAATATCGACATTAAGGCCTTTACAGAAGGATTCTACCAAAAGTTCTGCAGCGGCAGGCTGTCCTGGGTTCTGGACACGGTGGAGCGCCTGGCCGGCCGCGTTCATCTGGAGATCACAACCTTAGTTATCCCTGATGCCAATGATGATCCCCAGGAGATTCGGAAATTAGGGCGCTGGCTGCGCCAGCTCGATACTCCTCTGGCCTGGCATTTGAGCCGCTTTTTCCCGGCCTATCAACTCAACACCCCGCCCACGGATCCTCAGAAACTCAGGAAGCTTTGGGAACTGGCCAAAGAAGAAGTGGAGTATGTCTATCTGGGCAATCTCACTGGGGGAGAGACCACCTTCTGTCCCCAATGCGGACAGAAGGTGATTCTGCGGGAGAACTATCAAATCCGAAACCTTCTCCATAATGGGAAGTGTCCTGCATGCGGCAGGGGTATCTTTGGTGTAGGGCTATAGGTAACGGAAAATCATTGATATAATGCGTAGTAATAGGAATTGCCAATAGTGAGGAAGGGTATATGTGGGAATAATTGAATGGTTATTAGAGGGTGATGTGGTTATTCAGCATTTAACCAACAAGTATTTGCTGGATCGTCCCTTTAACCATCACAATGAAGGTTATATTGCCAGGTATTTGGATTTATATGATGCTGTTCATCAAGAATGGGGCGGCAGTATCTATTCCAACAAATGGATATCAAGTACCTATACATTGCTGGAGCTGAAGTATATGGAGGTTCATCCTGATAATGCCTCCTATCAGGATGCCACGAAAAAAGTGCTGAACGGTCTTTGGACTAACCACGGCAGGATTTCCAAAACCAGATATCAGGATATGTGTATGTCCGCAATGCTGTTAAGTCTTGTTTGCTATGGAAAAATCAGTGCTGTCAGGATAAACGAAATTGTTGATTACATTTTGGCCCATCAAATGGACGATGGCGGCTGGAATTGCGCTTGGGATTCCGTTCATAATTCTTCGACAGTTGGGTCTGTGCATACGACTATTTCAGTTTTGGAAGCACTTGCTGATTACAAACACTATGGCTATAACTACCGATTGAATGAAATAGAACAACAGGTGACTGGGGGGCAGGAGTATTTATTAAACCGGGAATTATTCAAATCGCGCCAAACCAGTGAAGCGATCCATCCGGATATGATTTGCTTTCATTACCCCTGCCGCTGGAAGTATGATTGTTTCAGGGCGCTGGAGTATTTCGCCCATGTTGACTATCCCTATGACGACAGAATGCAGGAAGCCTTGGACTTGGTGAAAACCGCTTTAAAAAAGGGTTACATAAACAGAGGAAAGACTTATCCGGGCAGAGTTCATTTCCCCCTTGAATCAGGCCCCAAAGGAAGGTTTAATACTTACAGAGGGTTGCTTATCCTCAGGAATTATGATAATAAAGCTTACCAAGAGGTCATTGAGACGGATTTCAGATACGAATAAATGGGGTGGATCCTTGTTCGTCATCTGCCCATTATGCTTATACTGTGACCGGCAAATTGGAATTTGTATTGCCACTTAGTAGTACAAGCTTCATTATTGGGATAATGAGAATACTGTAGTAATTTTTAAAATAAGAGCAGAGCTGGTCAAGCGGCCAAATCCTAGTAGTGATATGCTATCTATTAAAGGAGGTGCATATCATGCACGCATGGGAAGCCGTACAAAGAACATTGAATTTTATTGAAATAAATATCAGTGAAGAAATTGATATTGAACAACTTGCCAAAGAATCAGCGTTATCTCTTTTTTATTATCAAAGGTTGTTCTCTCGTCTCGTTAAAAAACCAGTCCGAGAATACATTAAACTGCGCCGATTAGCTTGCGCCTGTAAGCTGCTTGCTGATAAACAACACCGTATTTTAGATATTGCCCTGGATTGCGGCTTTGGAAACCACGAAACATTTACAAGGGCATTCAAAGAAGCCTATAAAATGACGCCGGAAGAATATCGCAGACAACCGGTAATGCTCAATCAATTTGATAAGCCTGATTTATTGTTGAACTACACAATGATTGACGAAGGTATCCCGTTTATCAGTGATGGACTTGTGTTGGAGTTTAATCGTAAAACAATCCTGCAACCAATTCTCTTTGTGGGAGTGACAGGGATCATTCCTATTGAGGGACAAATGCCCCTTGGCGAAGCTACAGGCGTAGATATGCCTGGTGAAGTCTGGAGAAAATTCCACCAAGAAAAACAGCTTATTCCCCGGATAAGGGGAGGACGCGAGCTGGGAGTTGCTTATCTTGGCGATGTACCTGAAGGTTATTTCACTTACTTTGCCGGTGCGGAGGTAGCACCGGGAACAGAAGATACCCGTTTTGTCAAATGGGAGCTTCCTGCCAGAGAATATATTGTTTGCGGATTTGAAGCAGAAAATTTTGACCAGCTTGTAACCGTAGCTCTCAATAAAGCTGTAAAATATAGTGGGCTTTGGCTTGAAAAACACGGATTGACTATGGATGCTTATTCTCCTGAAATCTACTACGACAATTCACCTGAAGGTAGTTACATGGAATTGTGGATGCCGGCATCAGAAAAGTGCTGATAACAGGTAATTAATATTTTAAGTACCTTATTACAGGAATGTGAAGCTACAACTTCCAATTTATCAGGGAGGAAACAGGAGGAAAATCCAGAGTTATGCGGGTTTGCGGTGTATTGCACATCGTAAAACCCGCTTTTTTTGCACTGTCAGAAAGTATAACGACCTTGCCTACTTTCCTCCAGTATAAGTGCAACCAACGGCTTTGCCTTTTATGGGGTGTGACAATATAAGGCTCGGCGAAGCCGGGTTTTCTTTATACGGATACAATTGTGTTTTTTGTTGGTTAAAAGCGCTTGAAAGGATTGGAAACCGCCACTAATTGAAGAAAATCTATCCAAAATATGAAACAACTTTGCATTTACCTTTAAGTCGTCCCTCCCTATACTTAAGGACAGGCTACCTTAATCAACGAGGAGAGGAGTATTTTTTTTGAAGAAGAAAATTGTGTTTCTGCTCAGCGTCATGCTTGTGATGATTCTGGTAAGCACTCAAACGACTCATGCCGCTACCCCATTGCTTAAAGTTGGCTCAAAAGGTTCAGCTGTAGTGACATTGCAATCAAACTTGCAAACTCTCGGCTATGAGGTCGGTCCTATTGACGGAATTTTTGGTGCCAAGACAAAAACAGCGGTGCAAAAATTTCAAACGGCTTCCCGCATCCAAGTGGACGGAATCGTCGGTCCTCAGACCCAACAGGCCTTGACCAAAGCGCTGGGCTCCAAGACTACAGCATTGGCGTCTAAGAGTACAACGAATCCTTCCCAAAAAACTCAAGCCATTTTGTCCACGGCCAAGAGTTACACAGGTGTTCCTTACCTCTGGGGAGGAACGACACCCTCAGGTTTTGATTGTTCCGGATTTACTCAATATGTGTTT is a genomic window containing:
- a CDS encoding prenyltransferase/squalene oxidase repeat-containing protein, translated to MGIIEWLLEGDVVIQHLTNKYLLDRPFNHHNEGYIARYLDLYDAVHQEWGGSIYSNKWISSTYTLLELKYMEVHPDNASYQDATKKVLNGLWTNHGRISKTRYQDMCMSAMLLSLVCYGKISAVRINEIVDYILAHQMDDGGWNCAWDSVHNSSTVGSVHTTISVLEALADYKHYGYNYRLNEIEQQVTGGQEYLLNRELFKSRQTSEAIHPDMICFHYPCRWKYDCFRALEYFAHVDYPYDDRMQEALDLVKTALKKGYINRGKTYPGRVHFPLESGPKGRFNTYRGLLILRNYDNKAYQEVIETDFRYE
- the amrS gene encoding AmmeMemoRadiSam system radical SAM enzyme, whose protein sequence is MIRRYRWSMEEKTASCLLCPQHCRLRSGQTGRCHVRGNQGNGVEPLNYGEAASWHLDPIEKKPLFHFYPGSWIFSVGGFGCNLNCTFCQNYEISQSRQRGLRVTPEELAKQARGSLGLCFTYSEPATWFEMIRDTAPLVRQNGGKVVLVSNGTISPRYIEELIPFLDAVNIDIKAFTEGFYQKFCSGRLSWVLDTVERLAGRVHLEITTLVIPDANDDPQEIRKLGRWLRQLDTPLAWHLSRFFPAYQLNTPPTDPQKLRKLWELAKEEVEYVYLGNLTGGETTFCPQCGQKVILRENYQIRNLLHNGKCPACGRGIFGVGL
- a CDS encoding AraC family transcriptional regulator, with protein sequence MHAWEAVQRTLNFIEINISEEIDIEQLAKESALSLFYYQRLFSRLVKKPVREYIKLRRLACACKLLADKQHRILDIALDCGFGNHETFTRAFKEAYKMTPEEYRRQPVMLNQFDKPDLLLNYTMIDEGIPFISDGLVLEFNRKTILQPILFVGVTGIIPIEGQMPLGEATGVDMPGEVWRKFHQEKQLIPRIRGGRELGVAYLGDVPEGYFTYFAGAEVAPGTEDTRFVKWELPAREYIVCGFEAENFDQLVTVALNKAVKYSGLWLEKHGLTMDAYSPEIYYDNSPEGSYMELWMPASEKC
- a CDS encoding NlpC/P60 family protein; its protein translation is MKKKIVFLLSVMLVMILVSTQTTHAATPLLKVGSKGSAVVTLQSNLQTLGYEVGPIDGIFGAKTKTAVQKFQTASRIQVDGIVGPQTQQALTKALGSKTTALASKSTTNPSQKTQAILSTAKSYTGVPYLWGGTTPSGFDCSGFTQYVFEKNGITLPRTSNQQYQTGTSVSFNSLIPGDLVFFNFNSGSVVSHVGIYMGDGQFISATSGKGVITYGFTPYWKNAYVGAKRVY
- a CDS encoding alpha/beta fold hydrolase: MSEVFVLSDGRKIEYKVYGQEDGYPIIGCHGLAGSVFADGLDELLKELPVRYILIARPGYGKSDFFLMENIARWPEIIDPLLEHLKIDTFDVIGISAGAPYAYALAAAFPDRVKNIFINKGLGAIYKPEILALYPDGIEKVIAIYQKGSLEEIAAQLQETYLSQLTEEHKKIPYIRDSLVGGCLGMAACGKLEFMDWGFNIEDVSQPVLLFHCRDDQEVPFATAEKTMDYLKNAEMIAHDTGGHLSEALMMDMMSRIIAKYS
- the amrA gene encoding AmmeMemoRadiSam system protein A, coding for MPLVYSIFVPHPPILVPEIGRGEEGKCSATLAAYRDLAVNLAAARIDTVLLISPHAPLLREGVALLQDEILKGDFARFGVPQVRLGFANHQPLAGRLAKELPGGVLYSGKLDHGTLVPLYFLREAGWEGKLVVMSMPLADPEDYGNIIRSVLQDYSEPIALVASGDLSHRLKEDGPYGLHPSGPEFDRQIFEGLSRAPSALKEIPRNLAEEAGECGWRSLRLALAVQQGMPRVLSYEGTFGVGYLVAELYQSSPLPQWARHCLETYLKTGTTQGLTPPDDPLLKLRRPCFVTLHKEGELRGCIGTTAPYRENLAQEIQHNALAAGKDDPRFWPVEEEELPALTITVDVLGDMEKISGMEELDPWRYGVVVRSRGRTGLLLPHLEGVNTAQEQVTIAKHKAGLGVNEPVEMWRFEVVRYFE